From Rubripirellula reticaptiva, the proteins below share one genomic window:
- a CDS encoding GspE/PulE/PilB domain-containing protein, with translation MLNASDLDRIAIDVDVLEIVPESVARNHTVLPLSWDETTIHLVIPSDTPGRTDELLTTLRFILDRKLTFDVAERSILETTVDLHYSACGSVIQNCPRTFLFRCNKRWVDLDRTSDSQLRHCGKCDTNVRLCKIGDELDAAVARGECVAYYDRSEAFLGIICDD, from the coding sequence ATGCTGAACGCTAGCGATCTGGACCGAATTGCGATTGACGTGGACGTTCTCGAGATTGTCCCCGAATCTGTCGCACGGAACCACACGGTCCTTCCGCTCTCGTGGGATGAAACGACCATCCATCTCGTAATCCCTTCTGACACGCCGGGCCGCACCGACGAACTGCTGACGACCTTGCGATTTATTCTTGATCGCAAACTAACCTTTGACGTTGCTGAACGCTCAATACTCGAAACTACCGTTGACCTTCACTATTCAGCCTGCGGTTCTGTAATTCAAAACTGCCCTCGAACGTTTCTGTTCCGCTGCAACAAGCGATGGGTTGACCTGGACCGAACAAGCGATTCACAGCTCCGGCATTGTGGCAAATGCGACACCAACGTCCGCCTATGCAAGATCGGAGACGAACTTGATGCCGCAGTTGCTCGTGGTGAATGCGTGGCGTACTATGATCGCTCTGAGGCATTTCTTGGCATCATCTGCGACGACTGA
- a CDS encoding GNAT family acetyltransferase, giving the protein MPIQVRHYEPSDRDDVISLWDDVFPDSTGHNDPAASIQRKYDADDGLFFVAELDATVIGTVVAGYDGHRGWIYSLAVTPTQQRRGIGSTLIRHAEQALSNLDCPKIQPSGPFTKRRGRGLLRFTGIRY; this is encoded by the coding sequence TTGCCCATTCAAGTACGACATTACGAGCCCAGCGATCGCGATGACGTGATATCGCTATGGGATGACGTTTTCCCGGACTCAACCGGACACAATGATCCTGCGGCATCGATCCAACGCAAATACGACGCGGATGACGGCCTCTTCTTTGTAGCCGAGTTGGACGCGACCGTAATTGGAACGGTCGTGGCGGGCTACGACGGGCATCGAGGGTGGATCTACTCACTTGCGGTGACTCCTACGCAACAGCGACGCGGTATCGGCTCGACGCTGATTCGGCACGCGGAACAAGCACTCAGCAACCTTGACTGTCCCAAAATCCAACCTTCAGGTCCGTTCACAAAACGACGCGGTCGTGGCCTTTTACGGTTCACTGGGATACGATACTGA
- a CDS encoding DUF4303 domain-containing protein, translated as MPSDYFSDFRRPLKTELTQLLAQLAGYSDNYGFALAIPSDYGSAFMVYAVGKESNLKTDSLDNRYSPVEWTPSWMPLADANDALQEAVARFSTDYEIVDDEEREALHDRFIADCATACLEVLQELDEEGLFGSIWYKVLDMSDEEHPVVAEAFRRLNTGRARSEAAPLFDY; from the coding sequence ATGCCCTCAGACTACTTCAGCGATTTTCGCAGGCCTTTGAAGACCGAACTGACCCAACTTCTTGCACAGCTCGCGGGGTACTCGGACAACTACGGTTTTGCTCTCGCCATTCCGAGTGACTATGGAAGTGCTTTCATGGTCTACGCGGTCGGGAAGGAATCAAATCTTAAGACCGATTCACTTGACAACCGGTATTCACCGGTTGAATGGACTCCGAGTTGGATGCCGTTAGCTGACGCAAACGACGCGTTGCAAGAGGCTGTCGCACGATTTTCTACGGACTACGAAATCGTCGATGACGAAGAACGAGAGGCGTTGCATGATCGGTTCATCGCTGATTGTGCCACAGCGTGTCTCGAAGTTCTTCAGGAGCTTGATGAGGAGGGACTCTTTGGCAGCATCTGGTACAAGGTGCTGGACATGTCCGACGAGGAGCATCCAGTTGTGGCTGAAGCGTTTCGTCGACTCAACACCGGCCGAGCCCGGTCAGAGGCTGCACCGCTTTTTGACTATTGA
- a CDS encoding DUF429 domain-containing protein: MTLYLGVDVAGANNTWAAVLSDEDGSLAFRLPPHSTSLPEIVSFADSNDVSAVAIDAQLTVSLSDLTGFRSSDMELRALLPDANRNWVASVNSLMAVPVRGQMLAVSLSTTVPTVIETHPRACLHFACGPSFDDAIMNYKREPGAADCVSRLWDSWSQSFGISGSLPELSDGALDAAVCATIAYLCHTGPSRLYRLRHHNADRTGHGPFVVLAPELKPTDG, encoded by the coding sequence ATGACACTGTATCTCGGCGTAGACGTTGCCGGTGCCAACAACACGTGGGCCGCCGTCCTATCTGACGAAGACGGCTCGCTTGCGTTCCGGCTTCCGCCACACTCAACCTCGCTGCCGGAAATTGTCTCATTCGCAGATTCAAACGATGTCAGTGCGGTTGCAATCGACGCACAATTGACTGTCTCACTCTCTGACCTGACGGGGTTCCGCTCATCCGACATGGAGCTTCGTGCATTGCTTCCAGATGCAAATCGCAACTGGGTAGCGTCCGTCAATTCTCTCATGGCGGTTCCGGTCCGAGGGCAAATGCTTGCTGTTTCGTTATCGACTACAGTACCAACCGTAATCGAAACCCATCCACGAGCCTGCCTCCACTTTGCTTGTGGCCCGTCGTTCGACGATGCCATCATGAATTACAAACGTGAACCCGGCGCGGCGGATTGTGTGTCGCGACTTTGGGATTCTTGGTCGCAGTCGTTTGGCATCTCTGGTTCACTACCCGAATTGTCGGACGGTGCTTTGGATGCTGCCGTCTGTGCAACGATCGCGTATCTATGCCACACTGGTCCAAGTCGCCTGTACCGACTCAGGCATCACAATGCTGATCGGACCGGTCACGGTCCTTTCGTTGTGCTTGCGCCCGAATTGAAGCCAACTGACGGATAA
- a CDS encoding DUF1559 family PulG-like putative transporter, producing MTPSWMAFTPDLTALERAIALGPEAISDGLSNTLCQAEVKTFTPYFRNTANPGPNVPPNADYLALFAGGAQFKLGPGQNDNAGHTEWCDSPVHESGFTTVFAPNPKVPYVHSDGITYDIDYNSRYEGTSMTEPTYAAVTARSYHLGMVHTLWMDGSVHTTTDSVDLSVWRALGTRNGHEVLSSE from the coding sequence ATGACGCCGTCCTGGATGGCATTTACGCCGGATTTAACCGCACTTGAACGTGCGATTGCCCTGGGTCCGGAAGCAATTTCGGACGGTTTGAGCAATACGCTGTGTCAAGCCGAAGTGAAAACGTTCACGCCCTATTTCCGCAACACCGCCAACCCAGGGCCAAACGTGCCGCCCAACGCCGACTATCTGGCATTGTTTGCAGGCGGCGCGCAGTTCAAGTTGGGGCCAGGACAGAACGACAATGCCGGGCACACAGAGTGGTGTGACAGCCCGGTACATGAAAGCGGATTCACAACCGTGTTTGCACCTAACCCAAAAGTGCCTTACGTGCATTCAGACGGTATCACCTATGATATCGACTACAACTCGCGGTACGAGGGAACGAGCATGACCGAGCCGACTTATGCGGCTGTGACTGCTCGAAGTTATCACCTCGGTATGGTGCATACATTGTGGATGGATGGCTCCGTGCACACGACCACAGACAGTGTGGATTTAAGTGTTTGGCGAGCGTTGGGTACTCGCAACGGTCACGAAGTTCTGTCTTCGGAATAG
- a CDS encoding Lar family restriction alleviation protein codes for MSSEKTTISAPVQPIVMPCPFCGSSVQMTFKQGDWGYTPNMVGIRCELCGIGFAEQAEEWKQGVGTYSIREQAEAKVLEKWNTRKA; via the coding sequence ATGAGTTCAGAGAAAACGACGATAAGTGCTCCCGTGCAACCGATTGTTATGCCGTGCCCGTTTTGCGGAAGCAGCGTCCAAATGACATTCAAGCAAGGCGACTGGGGTTACACGCCGAACATGGTGGGCATTCGTTGTGAACTATGTGGGATAGGATTTGCTGAGCAAGCTGAAGAATGGAAGCAAGGTGTAGGAACGTATTCGATACGCGAGCAGGCCGAGGCGAAGGTGCTGGAGAAATGGAACACTCGTAAGGCATAA
- a CDS encoding PEP-CTERM sorting domain-containing protein (PEP-CTERM proteins occur, often in large numbers, in the proteomes of bacteria that also encode an exosortase, a predicted intramembrane cysteine proteinase. The presence of a PEP-CTERM domain at a protein's C-terminus predicts cleavage within the sorting domain, followed by covalent anchoring to some some component of the (usually Gram-negative) cell surface. Many PEP-CTERM proteins exhibit an unusual sequence composition that includes large numbers of potential glycosylation sites. Expression of one such protein has been shown restore the ability of a bacterium to form floc, a type of biofilm.): protein MIENRYSNANFLSKLGLFVTFEIAVFAIASPPAYADLIYTTYLYNSDGFTDIGDTYRSVDYDGSTVGWSALRSDGSFYVQSQGVIDTSSLSGEIVDWAFSTSSGGYVITRSIAVPEPSSVLSVGLLFLFLGIARRRIRPGSPTTGQ from the coding sequence ATGATCGAGAATCGATACTCAAACGCAAACTTTCTTTCGAAACTCGGCTTGTTTGTAACATTCGAAATCGCAGTGTTCGCGATCGCGTCGCCGCCTGCCTACGCGGATCTTATTTACACGACTTACTTATACAACAGTGATGGCTTTACCGACATCGGCGACACCTACCGTTCGGTTGACTACGATGGAAGTACGGTTGGCTGGTCAGCGTTACGATCCGACGGGTCTTTCTACGTTCAGTCGCAAGGCGTGATTGACACATCCTCTCTTAGCGGCGAAATCGTTGACTGGGCATTTTCTACTTCTTCGGGTGGCTACGTCATTACTAGATCAATCGCGGTCCCGGAACCCTCGTCGGTACTTTCTGTCGGACTTCTGTTTCTATTTCTTGGGATAGCGCGTCGGCGTATTCGGCCAGGCTCCCCAACCACAGGTCAATGA
- a CDS encoding dockerin type I domain-containing protein: protein MSHARNRKSIRRGRSLRMESLECRNLLAGDGFHNFLDPADVNNDDAVSALDALTIINSLNRNAVFGEEVVSHSDSYWDVNDDGYASAVDALMVINQLGSDSVNPGGELEAKMLGVAGERVKVEFENEGQGRKLEVKIQNASPLTAYEISVEGVSLGSVSTDANGRGRIEFGESSLSGQQLPAVVAGGTVTVSGIGTSVFLSNGEPQDQDDADDGNGIENSQKGIDDRDDDATGDFDDGRNDVDDSDANGSGNVNAVDDLNDGVRDVDDIGVGDLEDGVNDEKGFDDVDGVRDDGVHLADDGINDDQVPSNGPVVAGSQYGKWRTILSGVGTGTVEFERDNRESDFEVKASGLAANASLAVSIDGTVVGQLRTNSRGQGKLEFEVGDDDGRPFPASFPSIAAGSTIRIGSSLTGTFALVSSGHDRDSDDDRDESRDHDGRDHDDDD, encoded by the coding sequence ATGAGTCACGCTCGCAACCGTAAATCTATCCGCCGAGGCCGCTCTTTGAGAATGGAATCGTTAGAGTGTCGCAATTTGCTAGCTGGCGATGGGTTTCACAACTTTCTCGATCCGGCCGACGTGAACAACGACGATGCCGTTTCGGCACTCGATGCGCTAACGATTATCAATAGCCTGAATCGTAACGCTGTTTTTGGTGAGGAAGTTGTATCGCATTCGGACAGCTACTGGGACGTTAACGACGACGGCTATGCTTCGGCGGTTGACGCTTTGATGGTTATCAATCAGCTCGGTAGTGACTCCGTAAACCCTGGCGGCGAACTTGAAGCCAAAATGTTGGGCGTCGCTGGGGAGCGAGTCAAAGTCGAATTCGAAAACGAAGGGCAAGGCCGTAAGCTTGAAGTCAAAATTCAAAACGCATCGCCACTGACGGCATATGAGATTTCGGTTGAAGGCGTGTCGCTAGGTAGCGTTTCGACGGATGCGAATGGGCGCGGGCGAATTGAGTTCGGTGAATCGAGTTTAAGTGGTCAGCAGTTGCCGGCTGTTGTTGCCGGGGGCACCGTGACGGTTTCAGGAATCGGAACGAGTGTGTTTCTCAGCAACGGTGAACCTCAAGATCAAGACGATGCTGATGATGGCAACGGAATTGAAAACAGTCAGAAAGGAATTGACGACCGCGATGACGATGCGACGGGAGACTTCGACGACGGCAGGAACGACGTCGACGACTCAGATGCGAACGGTTCGGGAAATGTGAACGCCGTTGACGATCTCAATGACGGTGTCCGCGATGTTGATGACATCGGAGTCGGCGATCTTGAAGATGGTGTGAACGACGAAAAAGGTTTTGATGATGTCGACGGAGTTCGGGACGACGGAGTGCATCTTGCTGACGATGGTATCAATGACGATCAGGTGCCTTCCAATGGTCCGGTCGTTGCCGGTTCGCAGTACGGTAAGTGGCGAACGATTCTCAGTGGCGTTGGAACAGGGACTGTGGAGTTCGAACGCGACAATCGAGAATCGGATTTTGAAGTGAAAGCAAGCGGCCTAGCTGCCAATGCATCCCTAGCCGTTTCGATTGATGGAACGGTGGTAGGGCAACTACGCACCAACAGTCGCGGGCAAGGCAAGTTGGAGTTTGAAGTTGGTGACGACGATGGTCGCCCCTTTCCTGCGAGCTTCCCAAGCATCGCAGCAGGTTCGACTATTAGGATTGGTAGCAGCCTGACGGGAACTTTTGCGTTGGTATCCAGCGGGCACGATCGTGACAGCGATGACGATCGAGATGAAAGTCGTGACCACGATGGCCGTGACCACGATGACGACGATTGA